CGGAAGTGAAGAAGAGGATTAGTTTGGCGAAGAGTCCTTAGTCTGTAGTCCAAAGTCTTCAGTCGATCACCCTCGGTTCGTCATCCTGAATTTATTTCAGGATCTTAATAACAAGATAGATAGATTGCGATGATTTAAGACAGCATTACAGTCGCATAAGGCAAAAGCATCTAAAACAAAAATGGGAGAAACCTTTAAAAGATTTCTCCCCCGAAAGAGTTCCCTTGGAACACTACGGTCGAAATGATGTCTTTAATTAATTTTTTGCCTCTTCTAATTTTAACACTACACTGGTTCTGGTCGAATTAAGAATGGGATTAAAGCCCACTTTCATCAAGAAATCACCAGTATACGTTTTAGTGCTATCTATCGGTGATTTTGTACCTGGATAAAGGTTGATTTCTTTAATCTGGTATTTCTTTGTTGGATCTAAGCCATTTAATTTAATCGGATATTTACTGTTTTCGCCATAACGGTAGTTTACCAGATAATTAAAAATTACCCCTTCAGTTTTTTGCTCATTTACATATAATATAGATGCTACACTGCCCGTACGTGGATTGGCCAAACGGTATTGTTCACCCTGCCAAATAATCCCTTTTACTGCATTGTAATTTTTAATGGCATCCTGGCAGAACTGAAGTTCCTTCTCAGGTAGTTTGCTAACAACGATATCAAAACCCAATTTCCCCATCATCGCTACATCAGTGCGAAATTTTATTGGTTGTTTTCCCCAATCGGTTACGTGGTTAGAACTGCTGATGGCAGGATAAAAATAAGAGTATTCCCATTGAATGAATATACGCTCTAAAGGATCGGTATTATCACTTGGCCAAAACTCTGTAAAATACTGTAAGGCAGCATAATCTACCCTACCACCACCGCCAGAGCATAACATCATTGGCACAGTTGGATATTTTGCACGGATTCTTTGCAGTACACTATACAATCCCCTTACATAATCGATGTAAAAATGAGATTGATTTTTTAAATGTGCGGAGTATGCATTATAAATTACCGCATTACAATCCCATTTAATATAAGCCAGTTTCGGATTTTTGGTAAACAGATCGTCAACCACACCGAAAACAAAATCCTGTACCTTTGGGTTAGAAAGGTCAAGTTCCAACTGGTTTCTAAAATAGTACTCAAGTCTGTTGGGCTGTTTTACCACCCAATCCGGGTGTTTTTCGTAAAGTTCGCTTTTTGGATTAACCATTTCGGGCTCTATCCATATTCCAAATCTGGTTCCTACATTATCGGCCTCTTTTACCAAAGAAGCTATTCCGTTTGGTAATTTCTTTTTGTTCTCCTGCCAATCGCCAAGCCCGGCATGATCATCGTTACGCGGATATTTGTTCCCGAACCAACCATCATCAAGCAAAAAGAAATCGACACCCAGTTTTTTGGTATCCCTTAATAAATCGGCCAACTTTTGCTCATTAAAATCGAAATAAGTGGCTTCCCAGTTATTCAAGAGGGTTAACCTACTGCCTTTTCCATCTAATATTTTATAATTACGTGCCCAATCTTGTAATTTCCTACTGGCATCGCCTTTTCCCTGATCAGAATAAGTGTACAAAAAAGCAGGGGTTGTAAA
The nucleotide sequence above comes from Pedobacter riviphilus. Encoded proteins:
- a CDS encoding alpha-galactosidase; its protein translation is MNKSDQTTGYFRQGVLAMAISLFAMSNSKAQTIIPIETAHNALVLQADAKKDVNTIFFGKKLADKQEYAQVNGQYKQTEDYTGQLNSVYTPSGSRNLVEPAISVTHADGNNSLDLKYVDHTVTAIDDNVSLIKIRLKDPVYNFEVTVFYKSFYKQDVIEQWTEIKHSEKGIVVLHKYASANLHLKSPHFWLNQYHGDWAKEMQPEQSEITHGIKTLDSKLGTRANLFQPSVFMISMDKPAEENEGNVLYGAMEWSGNFKVDLELDYQDNLRIIAGMNNYASPYSLKAGEVFTTPAFLYTYSDQGKGDASRKLQDWARNYKILDGKGSRLTLLNNWEATYFDFNEQKLADLLRDTKKLGVDFFLLDDGWFGNKYPRNDDHAGLGDWQENKKKLPNGIASLVKEADNVGTRFGIWIEPEMVNPKSELYEKHPDWVVKQPNRLEYYFRNQLELDLSNPKVQDFVFGVVDDLFTKNPKLAYIKWDCNAVIYNAYSAHLKNQSHFYIDYVRGLYSVLQRIRAKYPTVPMMLCSGGGGRVDYAALQYFTEFWPSDNTDPLERIFIQWEYSYFYPAISSSNHVTDWGKQPIKFRTDVAMMGKLGFDIVVSKLPEKELQFCQDAIKNYNAVKGIIWQGEQYRLANPRTGSVASILYVNEQKTEGVIFNYLVNYRYGENSKYPIKLNGLDPTKKYQIKEINLYPGTKSPIDSTKTYTGDFLMKVGFNPILNSTRTSVVLKLEEAKN